In Erigeron canadensis isolate Cc75 chromosome 7, C_canadensis_v1, whole genome shotgun sequence, one DNA window encodes the following:
- the LOC122607118 gene encoding phosphatidylinositol-3-phosphatase SAC1 isoform X1, whose protein sequence is MAKSTKIHPSDDHPSSAGGGGGGSENDDPSSYSLEKFKLYETRARYYLIGSDRNKRYFRVLKIDRMEASELNISQDPVVYPPQEVKSLLQRIAEGNRATGGCSFVNKVYGIAGCIRFLESYYLILVTKRKQIGSICGHAIYSIEDSQILTIPHVSVQTDVAHSKTELRYKKLLSSVDLRKDFYYSYTYPIMRSLQKNVLSNGSEGMPYDDIFVWNAFLTQPIRSRCHNTIWTIALVHGNFKQVRLSVFGKDFSIALLSKRSRHFAGTRYLKRGVNDRGRVANDVETEQIVLDEEAGSCKGKMSSVVQMRGSIPLFWSQEASRFSPKPDIILQRYDPTYEATKLHFEDLEKRYDNPIIVLNLIKTVEKRPREMMLRREFTNAVGYLNQILPPENQLRFIHWDFHKFAKSKSANVLGVLGGVAGEALDLTGFYYSGKPAVIKKKSIPLSRTGTAREASLKDLRTASGDLTTATSNADISNHLKKQDRDLNHSKIIKKYNNSNNDPQFQSGVLRTNCIDCLDRTNVAQYAYGLAALGRQLHAMGLSDNPKLDVDSSIAAALMDMYQSMGDALAQQYGGSAAHNTVFPERQGKWKATTQSREFLKSIKRYYSNAYTDGEKQDAINLFLGYFQPQDGKPALWELDSDYYLHVSGIGDDLVPEGYSPADAEPRMGRSLSPIAACKEDFSKMKLTSFSKLIERTSGAIKNVRLCSEPDHKSGNSGMAPDAVEIQLKSPNWLFGHKKFEETNSTAKVASDELARRGREDEKKFDDLCDPNWISSPTDTNEEDVFQRYLAMTSIDEASGWYGGTLLAEQDETTEVYKHYAQFCQSPVMEPFQNDTDKEKYYAEVLRTAAVDCMEDATVEADMEAALMEYELIGSDLGICPKTFSALAVDPSHLTRWMIGEYKVNKV, encoded by the exons ATGGCGAAATCAACAAAAATCCACCCAAGCGACGATCATCCATCATCAgcaggaggaggaggaggaggatcaGAAAATGATGATCCAAGTTCATATTCATTGGAGAAATTCAAACTGTACGAAACAAGGGCCAGGTATTACCTGATTGGGAGTGATCGAAATAAGCGATATTTCCGTGTATTGAAAATAGATAGAATGGAAGCATCTGAATTGAATATAAGCCAAGACCCTGTTGTATATCCACCTCAAGAAGTCAAATCCCTTCTTCAACGGATCGCCGAAGGAAACCGTGCCACTGGCGGTTGTTCTTTTGTCAATAAAGTTTACGGCATCGCTG GTTGCATTAGGTTTTTGGAGTcgtattatttgatattggttaCGAAGCGTAAGCAAATTGGGAGTATATGTGGTCATGCAATTTACAGCATTGAAGATAGTCAAATTCTTACAATTCCACATGTTTCGGTTCAGACTGATGTTGCTCATTCTAAAACCGAATTGAG GTATAAGAAGCTGTTATCCAGTGTGGATTTGAGAAAAGATTTTTACTATAGTTACACATATCCTATTATGCGAAGTTTACAGAAAAATGTTTTATCAAACGGCAGTGAAGGGATGCCATATGATGACATTTTTGTGTGGAATGCTTTTTTAACACAACCAATTCGATCACGATGCCATAACACTATCTGGACAATTGCTTTGGTTCATGGAAACTTCAAGCAG GTgcgcctatcagtctttggaaAAGACTTCAGTATTGCACTGTTATCTAAACGATCTCGTCACTTTGCTGGGACACG TTACCTGAAACGGGGAGTAAATGATCGGGGTAGGGTTGCAAATGATGTTGAAACAGAGCAAATCGTTCTTGATGAAGAAGCTGGATCATGCAAAGGGAAAATGAGCTCTGTTGTACAAATGAGGGGTTCAATTCCCCTTTTTTGGTCTCAAGAAGCTTCTAGATTCAGTCCAAAACCTGATATCATAT TGCAAAGATATGATCCTACATATGAGGCAACCAAACTTCACTTTGAAGATCTGGAAAAGAGATATGACAATCCAATTATTGTTCTTAATCTCATTAAG ACTGTGGAGAAAAGGCCACGAGAAATGATGTTACGAAGAGAGTTCACGAATGCGGTTGGGTATTTAAACCAGATACTTCCACCAGAAAATCAGCTTAGGTTTATACACTGGGATTTCCACAAATTTGCAAAGAG TAAGTCTGCCAACGTCTTGGGAGTTTTGGGTGGTGTTGCCGGTGAAGCACTGGATTTGACAGGGTTCTATTATAGTGGAAAGCCAGCTGTCATTAAGAAAAAATCCATCCCACTCAGTCGGACAGGCACTGCAAG GGAAGCTTCTCTCAAGGATCTGAGAACTGCTTCAGGGGATCTGACAACTGCCACGAGTAATGCTGATATTTCTAATCACTTGAAGAAACAAGACAGAGATTTGAATCATAGTAAAATTATTAAGAAGTATAACAACAGCAATAATGATCCACAATTCCAAAGTGGCGTTTTAAGGACTAATTGCATTGATTGCTTAGATCGTACAAATGTTGCCCAATATGCATATGGTTTAGCAGCCTTAGGTCGTCAACTCCATGCCATGGGGTTGTCAGATAATCCCAAGTTGGATGTTGATAGTAGTATTGCTGCAGCTTTAATGGATATGTACCAAAGTATGGGTGATGCTCTTGCACAGCAATACGGTGGATCCGCTGCTCACAACACT GTATTTCCAGAGAGGCAAGGAAAGTGGAAAGCTACAACACAGTCTAGAGAATTCTTAAAATCTATCAAACGCTACTACAGCAATGCTTATACAGATGGTGAAAAACAAGATGCTATAAATTT ATTTTTGGGCTACTTCCAACCACAGGATGGAAAACCAGCTCTCTGGGAACTTGATTCCGATTATTATCTTCATGTCTCTGGGATAGGGGATGACCTCGTCCCAGAAGGCTA TTCACCGGCTGATGCTGAACCTCGCATGGGGCGTTCTTTGTCACCTATTGCCGCATGCAAAGAGGACTTTTCAAAGATGAAATTgacatcattttctaaactgATAGAACGAACTAGTGGTGCAATAAAGAATGTAAGGCTTTGTAGTGAACCAGATCACAAAAGTGGAAATTCTGGAATGGCTCCTGATGCAGT TGAGATACAACTTAAAAGCCCAAACTGGCTGTTTGGACACAAGAAGTTTGAAGAAACTAATTCTACAGCAAAAGTTGCGTCAGATGAATTAGCCAGGCGAGGGCGTGAAGATGAGAAGAAATTTGATGATTTATGTGACCCAAATTGGATTTCTTCGCCTACTGATACTAATGAAGAGGATGTATTTCAAAG ATATCTTGCGATGACTTCAATAGATGAAGCCAGTGGATGGTATGGTGGTACATTGCTTGCGGAGCAAGATGAAACCACTGAGGTTTATAAACATTATGCTCAGTTCTGCCAG
- the LOC122607118 gene encoding phosphatidylinositol-3-phosphatase SAC1 isoform X2 — protein sequence MAKSTKIHPSDDHPSSAGGGGGGSENDDPSSYSLEKFKLYETRARYYLIGSDRNKRYFRVLKIDRMEASELNISQDPVVYPPQEVKSLLQRIAEGNRATGGCSFVNKVYGIAGCIRFLESYYLILVTKRKQIGSICGHAIYSIEDSQILTIPHVSVQTDVAHSKTELSEGMPYDDIFVWNAFLTQPIRSRCHNTIWTIALVHGNFKQVRLSVFGKDFSIALLSKRSRHFAGTRYLKRGVNDRGRVANDVETEQIVLDEEAGSCKGKMSSVVQMRGSIPLFWSQEASRFSPKPDIILQRYDPTYEATKLHFEDLEKRYDNPIIVLNLIKTVEKRPREMMLRREFTNAVGYLNQILPPENQLRFIHWDFHKFAKSKSANVLGVLGGVAGEALDLTGFYYSGKPAVIKKKSIPLSRTGTAREASLKDLRTASGDLTTATSNADISNHLKKQDRDLNHSKIIKKYNNSNNDPQFQSGVLRTNCIDCLDRTNVAQYAYGLAALGRQLHAMGLSDNPKLDVDSSIAAALMDMYQSMGDALAQQYGGSAAHNTVFPERQGKWKATTQSREFLKSIKRYYSNAYTDGEKQDAINLFLGYFQPQDGKPALWELDSDYYLHVSGIGDDLVPEGYSPADAEPRMGRSLSPIAACKEDFSKMKLTSFSKLIERTSGAIKNVRLCSEPDHKSGNSGMAPDAVEIQLKSPNWLFGHKKFEETNSTAKVASDELARRGREDEKKFDDLCDPNWISSPTDTNEEDVFQRYLAMTSIDEASGWYGGTLLAEQDETTEVYKHYAQFCQSPVMEPFQNDTDKEKYYAEVLRTAAVDCMEDATVEADMEAALMEYELIGSDLGICPKTFSALAVDPSHLTRWMIGEYKVNKV from the exons ATGGCGAAATCAACAAAAATCCACCCAAGCGACGATCATCCATCATCAgcaggaggaggaggaggaggatcaGAAAATGATGATCCAAGTTCATATTCATTGGAGAAATTCAAACTGTACGAAACAAGGGCCAGGTATTACCTGATTGGGAGTGATCGAAATAAGCGATATTTCCGTGTATTGAAAATAGATAGAATGGAAGCATCTGAATTGAATATAAGCCAAGACCCTGTTGTATATCCACCTCAAGAAGTCAAATCCCTTCTTCAACGGATCGCCGAAGGAAACCGTGCCACTGGCGGTTGTTCTTTTGTCAATAAAGTTTACGGCATCGCTG GTTGCATTAGGTTTTTGGAGTcgtattatttgatattggttaCGAAGCGTAAGCAAATTGGGAGTATATGTGGTCATGCAATTTACAGCATTGAAGATAGTCAAATTCTTACAATTCCACATGTTTCGGTTCAGACTGATGTTGCTCATTCTAAAACCGAATTGAG TGAAGGGATGCCATATGATGACATTTTTGTGTGGAATGCTTTTTTAACACAACCAATTCGATCACGATGCCATAACACTATCTGGACAATTGCTTTGGTTCATGGAAACTTCAAGCAG GTgcgcctatcagtctttggaaAAGACTTCAGTATTGCACTGTTATCTAAACGATCTCGTCACTTTGCTGGGACACG TTACCTGAAACGGGGAGTAAATGATCGGGGTAGGGTTGCAAATGATGTTGAAACAGAGCAAATCGTTCTTGATGAAGAAGCTGGATCATGCAAAGGGAAAATGAGCTCTGTTGTACAAATGAGGGGTTCAATTCCCCTTTTTTGGTCTCAAGAAGCTTCTAGATTCAGTCCAAAACCTGATATCATAT TGCAAAGATATGATCCTACATATGAGGCAACCAAACTTCACTTTGAAGATCTGGAAAAGAGATATGACAATCCAATTATTGTTCTTAATCTCATTAAG ACTGTGGAGAAAAGGCCACGAGAAATGATGTTACGAAGAGAGTTCACGAATGCGGTTGGGTATTTAAACCAGATACTTCCACCAGAAAATCAGCTTAGGTTTATACACTGGGATTTCCACAAATTTGCAAAGAG TAAGTCTGCCAACGTCTTGGGAGTTTTGGGTGGTGTTGCCGGTGAAGCACTGGATTTGACAGGGTTCTATTATAGTGGAAAGCCAGCTGTCATTAAGAAAAAATCCATCCCACTCAGTCGGACAGGCACTGCAAG GGAAGCTTCTCTCAAGGATCTGAGAACTGCTTCAGGGGATCTGACAACTGCCACGAGTAATGCTGATATTTCTAATCACTTGAAGAAACAAGACAGAGATTTGAATCATAGTAAAATTATTAAGAAGTATAACAACAGCAATAATGATCCACAATTCCAAAGTGGCGTTTTAAGGACTAATTGCATTGATTGCTTAGATCGTACAAATGTTGCCCAATATGCATATGGTTTAGCAGCCTTAGGTCGTCAACTCCATGCCATGGGGTTGTCAGATAATCCCAAGTTGGATGTTGATAGTAGTATTGCTGCAGCTTTAATGGATATGTACCAAAGTATGGGTGATGCTCTTGCACAGCAATACGGTGGATCCGCTGCTCACAACACT GTATTTCCAGAGAGGCAAGGAAAGTGGAAAGCTACAACACAGTCTAGAGAATTCTTAAAATCTATCAAACGCTACTACAGCAATGCTTATACAGATGGTGAAAAACAAGATGCTATAAATTT ATTTTTGGGCTACTTCCAACCACAGGATGGAAAACCAGCTCTCTGGGAACTTGATTCCGATTATTATCTTCATGTCTCTGGGATAGGGGATGACCTCGTCCCAGAAGGCTA TTCACCGGCTGATGCTGAACCTCGCATGGGGCGTTCTTTGTCACCTATTGCCGCATGCAAAGAGGACTTTTCAAAGATGAAATTgacatcattttctaaactgATAGAACGAACTAGTGGTGCAATAAAGAATGTAAGGCTTTGTAGTGAACCAGATCACAAAAGTGGAAATTCTGGAATGGCTCCTGATGCAGT TGAGATACAACTTAAAAGCCCAAACTGGCTGTTTGGACACAAGAAGTTTGAAGAAACTAATTCTACAGCAAAAGTTGCGTCAGATGAATTAGCCAGGCGAGGGCGTGAAGATGAGAAGAAATTTGATGATTTATGTGACCCAAATTGGATTTCTTCGCCTACTGATACTAATGAAGAGGATGTATTTCAAAG ATATCTTGCGATGACTTCAATAGATGAAGCCAGTGGATGGTATGGTGGTACATTGCTTGCGGAGCAAGATGAAACCACTGAGGTTTATAAACATTATGCTCAGTTCTGCCAG